The following nucleotide sequence is from Pseudobutyrivibrio ruminis HUN009.
AATACAAAGCTTGCCACAGTTAATTTGAGCCTTCAGCAAAATGCTGAGGGCCTCACTTTGACTGACGGTGAGCTTTCTATAATGGTAGATTTTAGGGAAATGCTTCCAAGATTAAAGCAGAGCAATCTTCAGCGAGAGATGCTTGTGAAGGCCGCCAGAATAAAGGGGCAGCCAATGCCACAGACTCTTATCGATGCAACTGCAGGATTTGGAGAGGATTCCCTTATTTTAGCGGCAGCAGGTTTTCAGGTGCAGCTTTATGAATTTGATGAAGTTATAGCTGTCCTTTTGAAGGATGGTATGGAACGAGCATTGGAAATCCCAGAGCTGAAAGAAGCGGTAGGGCGAATGAAGCTGGTTTGTGGAGATAGCACGGAAGGCATGAGAAAACTGGACTTTAAGCCAGATATCGTGCTGCTTGATCCAATGTTTCCAGCAAGACAGAAGAGCGCATTGATAAAGAAGAAGTTTCAGTTGATTCAAAGGCTTGAAAGCCCATGCTCTACAGAAGAACAGCTTTTAGATGCAGCAGTGGCGGCGGATCCAAAACGAATTGTAATTAAGCGTCCGCTGAAGGGGCCATACTTGGCAGATAGAAAACCAAGCTACAGTTTGGAAGGTAAAGCGATTCGCTACGATTGCTTTGTTTTTGCGAGAAATTAAATAGTTTTTTCACAGAATTCTCTTATTTATATACTAAGATACTCGTATAGTACCTTAGTGACATTGTGGATTTGAGAGGATTCAGAATGAAAAATAGGAAGCGTTCATCTATCAGAAGAAAGATAACAAGACATGTGATTGCAGCGTTGGTAATTACTGTTACAGTTATGACAGTTATCAACCTGGTATATTTGTCTAGAAGAATAATAGAACAGCAGGAGACTAAGCTTGAATTGGCCACTCAGATGAGTGCTCATGAAGTTGAAACCTGGTTGAATGATATGGCCACAGTAACTGAGGATATGGCAACCAGCCTTACGGCAATCGGAGATTTAAATGAGGCTACAGTAAGGGCGGTTGTAGATAGAGTGGCTCTTAATCATCCTGAGTTTTTCTATGTATACTTCTCTGACTATCATGGAAACATGACAATGGCTAGGGGAATCGATTTTAAAGCAACTGGTGTGGATCCAAGAATGAGAGGCTGGTATCAAAAAGCTGCAAAATATGGTCACACAGTTGTGATTGACCCATATGCAAGTGCAACCAGGCCAGATGTAATGATGGTTACGGTGGCAACGCCAGTATATTGGGGAACCACAATGGTAGGCGTAGTTGCTGTGGATGCAGATATTGAGAGTATTCAGGAATTTATGAATACAATCGATTTCGAGGAAGGTTCATACGGATTCCTGCTTGATAGCCAGGATAATATCATCGTTCATCCAAATTCTCAGTACAATCCAACATCGGAAGCTATTGTTTCGGCAGTAGAAGTAATGCCGGAGCTTGAGGAAGTGCTGGATTCCAAGGGTGAATATATTACGGCAAAGGATTACACTGGCACAGAGATGGTATATTCGGTGACAAAGCTCCATGACAGTGGCTGGACGGTGGCAGTGGCATATCCAGAAAAAGGATTCTTGGCACATGTTGATAGAGGAATAAGAATCAGTATATTTGTGGCAATCATCTGTGCTCTTCTTGCGGTTGGGGATATTACCTATACAGTTAGAAAAGTGCTTAAGCC
It contains:
- a CDS encoding class I SAM-dependent methyltransferase gives rise to the protein MTNEELLRFNTKLATVNLSLQQNAEGLTLTDGELSIMVDFREMLPRLKQSNLQREMLVKAARIKGQPMPQTLIDATAGFGEDSLILAAAGFQVQLYEFDEVIAVLLKDGMERALEIPELKEAVGRMKLVCGDSTEGMRKLDFKPDIVLLDPMFPARQKSALIKKKFQLIQRLESPCSTEEQLLDAAVAADPKRIVIKRPLKGPYLADRKPSYSLEGKAIRYDCFVFARN
- a CDS encoding cache domain-containing sensor histidine kinase, giving the protein MKNRKRSSIRRKITRHVIAALVITVTVMTVINLVYLSRRIIEQQETKLELATQMSAHEVETWLNDMATVTEDMATSLTAIGDLNEATVRAVVDRVALNHPEFFYVYFSDYHGNMTMARGIDFKATGVDPRMRGWYQKAAKYGHTVVIDPYASATRPDVMMVTVATPVYWGTTMVGVVAVDADIESIQEFMNTIDFEEGSYGFLLDSQDNIIVHPNSQYNPTSEAIVSAVEVMPELEEVLDSKGEYITAKDYTGTEMVYSVTKLHDSGWTVAVAYPEKGFLAHVDRGIRISIFVAIICALLAVGDITYTVRKVLKPLDKINPAMDRIMEGDFSTPIDFATADDEIGDLQNKLAMSLAELSDIIHIQQYVLSEMEQGNLAVADMDEFPGEMNDISMSVNSIKARFNDMISDIQFSAINLQSFAMGINETDDIEEIKAIFEELSAEANALMEKTSRFTTMPTTYEVRF